CACCGCGCCGTCCACCATGAACACCACCGAGTCGGCCACCTGCCGGGCGAACCCGACCTCGTGCGTGACCACGATCATCGTCATCCCGTCGCGGGCGAGGTCGACCATCACGTCCAGCACCTCGCCGACCAGCTCCGGGTCCAGCGCCGACGTGGGCTCGTCGAACAGCATCAGCTCGGGCCGCATCGCCAGCGCTCGCGCGATCGCCACCCGCTGCTGCTGGCCGCCGGACAGCTGGTGCGGGTAGGAGTCGGCCTTGTCCGCCAGCCCGACCCGGTCCAGCAGCTCCCGCGCCTCGCCCAGCGCCTTCGCCTTCGGCGTCCGCAGCACGTGCACGGGTCCTTCCGCGACGTTCTCCACCGCCGTCCGGTGCGGGAACAGGTTGAACCGCTGGAACACCATCCCGACGCCCCGCCGCTGCCGCGCCACCTCGCGCTCGCGCAGCTCGAACAGCCGGCCGCCGCGCGAGGCGAACCCGACGGGCCGGCCGCCGACCCAGATCCGACCGGCGTCGATCGTCTCCAGGTGGTTCACGCAGCGCAGGAACGTCGACTTGCCCGCACCGGACGGCCCGAGCAGGCACACCACCTGCCCGGCGTCCACCGACAGGTCGACGCCCTTCAGCACCTCCGTCGCCCCGAACGACTTCCGCACCCCGACAGCCCTCACGAGGCTCATCGGGCCACCCCCTTGCCGTAGTGCCGCTCCAGGAAGTGCTGCCCGACGCTCGCCACGCTGACCACGACCATGTACCAGGCCGCGGCGGCCAGCAGCGTCTCCATGATCTGGAGGTTGCGCGAGGCGATGTTGTTGGCCGCGTGGACCAGCTCCAGGAAGCCGATCACCGACGCCATGGACGTGCCCTTGAGCATGTTGATGAAGTTGTTGCCGGTCGGCGGGATGATCACCCGCATGGCCTGCGGCAGCACCACCCGGCGCAACGTCGTCGCGGGCGTCATGCCGATCGCCTTGGCCGCCTCGACCTGCCCGTGGTCGACGCTGTTCAGCCCGGCCCGCACGATCTCGGCCATGTACGCGCTCTCGTTGAGACCCAGGCCGAGCAGGGCCGCCACGAACGCCGTCACCAGCACGTTCGTCTTCGCCTCGAACAGCCCCGGGATGGAGATGGTCTCGAAGACCAGGGCCAGGTTGAACCACAGCAGGATCTGCAGCAGCACCGGCAGCCCCCGGAACAGCCACACGTAGCCGGCGGCGAACCAGCGGGCGACCGGGTTCGCCGACCGGCGCAGCAGCGCGATCAGCACGCCGAGCACGATCGCGCCCGCCTGCGCCGCCAGCGCCAGCACGACCGTGTTGACCAGGCCGCGCAGCATGATGTCGTGGGTGAAGAACCCCGGCACGGCGGCGTAGTCGATCTTCGCCCCGGCCAGCGCCCACCCGAGGGCGCCGAGCACGGCGAGGATCACCACCCCTCCGACCCACCTCCCCCAGTGCCTCAGCGGCACCACGACGAGGTCGTCACCGGTCGGGGTCGCACCGGTTGCGGGCTCGCCGGTTGCGGGCTCACCGGCCATTGACGGTCACCTCCGCCACCGCGCCCTGCTCGACGTCCCAGGCTTCGAGGATCTTCCCGTACGTGCCGTCGTCCACCAGCGCCTGCAACGCCTTCTGCACGGCCGCCGTCAACTCGGGCGTGCCCTTGTTGACGCCGATGCCGTACGGGCCGCCGTTGATCGGCGCCAGGTCGACCACCTCGAAGAACTCGCCGTCACCGGCCGTCTTGGCCACGTACACCGCGGTGGGCAGGTCGTTCAGGATCGCGGTCACCCGCCCGGTGCGCAGCTGGTTCTGGTTCTGGGTGTCGCTGTCGGTGGCCGTCACCGCGATCGGGTCGCCGGAGAGGCACTTGAACTC
This genomic window from Saccharothrix sp. HUAS TT1 contains:
- a CDS encoding amino acid ABC transporter ATP-binding protein, whose translation is MSLVRAVGVRKSFGATEVLKGVDLSVDAGQVVCLLGPSGAGKSTFLRCVNHLETIDAGRIWVGGRPVGFASRGGRLFELREREVARQRRGVGMVFQRFNLFPHRTAVENVAEGPVHVLRTPKAKALGEARELLDRVGLADKADSYPHQLSGGQQQRVAIARALAMRPELMLFDEPTSALDPELVGEVLDVMVDLARDGMTMIVVTHEVGFARQVADSVVFMVDGAVVEAGPPGQVLDNPRQQRTQQFLAKVL
- a CDS encoding amino acid ABC transporter permease; the protein is MAGEPATGEPATGATPTGDDLVVVPLRHWGRWVGGVVILAVLGALGWALAGAKIDYAAVPGFFTHDIMLRGLVNTVVLALAAQAGAIVLGVLIALLRRSANPVARWFAAGYVWLFRGLPVLLQILLWFNLALVFETISIPGLFEAKTNVLVTAFVAALLGLGLNESAYMAEIVRAGLNSVDHGQVEAAKAIGMTPATTLRRVVLPQAMRVIIPPTGNNFINMLKGTSMASVIGFLELVHAANNIASRNLQIMETLLAAAAWYMVVVSVASVGQHFLERHYGKGVAR